The window AGGCCAGTGAGGCCGGCACCGATTATAGTAGCTTTGTTAGCCATCCATCTTTTCCTTCCTGGCGATAGTAAGTGTCTGGGACGCATAATAGGGGACCGGGATCCTGCTCATTCGCAGGATATTCAGAAGTTTGACGCCGGCCCTGGAAACGGTTTGATTATAAAGGCCGACCATTTTCATGAGATGACCGAATTCAAGGACCTGGATATAGGGCCGGTCCGTAACAGTCTGAAATCCTGCTGTCCGCAGCATCCGATGGAGTGTCTTTTTAGTGAAGTAGAAAATGTGTACGCTGAGAAGAAACCACCAGTGACGCCCTGCCAGACGGGCCAGCGGATCTCCAAAATCAGGAAAGTTTACAAGCAAAATGCCGTCTGGTTTCAGGATGCGCCAGGTTTCTTCCAGTTCTGATCTGGGATCCGGAACGTGTTCCAGTACGTCCCACATGGTGACTGCGTCAAAGGTGTTGTCCGGGAAATTGGCCTCTTTTAAGGTTCCGGTCTTTATATTCACACCCAGGTTGTCCCTCCCCCACTGAGCCATCCAGGTTGACGGTTCAATACCGACAGCCTCCCAGCCCGATTCCTCAGCTGCCTTGAGAAATGTCCCGGCGGCAGTACCGATATCCAGCAGGCGGCCTGGTGGTTTGTTGAAACGGTGGAGGAACTTTATGGTTCTGCGAAATGTGTTCAGGCGGGTCTCGAACTGGGAAACGTAAAGTTCATCCGGTGTCGTCGCATACGAATCCACAATGCTGTCCGCGTTCGGTCTCGGTGATACATAGACAAGTTCGCAGTCGCGGCATTTTACTATACGCTGGGAGCCACGTATTCCTCCGGATGCTGACAGGGGAGAGGGCTCGTCTTCCCTGTCTGTGGCAGGTTCTATTATAACTTTCTGCTCCCGTGAACCGCACAGGTTACATGGAACCTGTTCCGCCATTTCATTGCTGCTTATCTCGATAGACAAATTAACCTCCAGTAGTTCAGTTTTACCTAGATGTGAATCCTCATGAACGGTAAGGTTTTCATCAGGTTCATGTGAACAAAACGGTACAAGTTCATCTCCGCTTTCGTCTCAAACCTGCGTGTGAACGTTCTTAAGCCCATGGACATAAACTCAAGGGGGTCCTTTTTAGCCTTTGTCCTGAAATAGGTCCTGTACAATCGACTGCGCCACTTGCTCAACAACCTGTAGTCAGTTCTCCAGGTAGGTGAAAAGGTTCTCTGGGAAAGCAGCCGTTCGCCCGGGATCTGGTCGTCGATAGGCGTTCCCGGCATGGGTGTCACTATGAAGATGGCCACTTCATCCAGACCGGAACCCACCAGGTCGG of the bacterium genome contains:
- a CDS encoding class I SAM-dependent methyltransferase, which encodes MSIEISSNEMAEQVPCNLCGSREQKVIIEPATDREDEPSPLSASGGIRGSQRIVKCRDCELVYVSPRPNADSIVDSYATTPDELYVSQFETRLNTFRRTIKFLHRFNKPPGRLLDIGTAAGTFLKAAEESGWEAVGIEPSTWMAQWGRDNLGVNIKTGTLKEANFPDNTFDAVTMWDVLEHVPDPRSELEETWRILKPDGILLVNFPDFGDPLARLAGRHWWFLLSVHIFYFTKKTLHRMLRTAGFQTVTDRPYIQVLEFGHLMKMVGLYNQTVSRAGVKLLNILRMSRIPVPYYASQTLTIARKEKMDG